From the genome of Carassius auratus strain Wakin chromosome 26, ASM336829v1, whole genome shotgun sequence, one region includes:
- the smim14 gene encoding small integral membrane protein 14 has translation MAEGGFDPCECICSHEHAMRRLISLLRQSQSYCTDTECLQEMPGPNSSVEGDITLPLIIMGWLVLALMLFLFRPASMRGVSASGKPSGPHGNHGREPPAPPVD, from the exons ATGGCAGAGGGAGGTTTTGACCCCTGTGAGTGCATCTGCTCTCATGAACATGCCATGAGGAGACTCATCAGTCTG CTGAGGCAGTCCCAGTCCTACTGTACAGACACAGAGTGCCTTCAGGAGA TGCCAGGCCCCAACTCCTCTGTAGAAGGGGACATCACTCTACCCCTGATTATTATGGGATGGCTAGTTCTAGCTCTCATGCTATTCTTGTTCCGCCCAGCCAGCATGAGAGGTGTTTCAGCCAGCGGCAAGCCCTCCGGTCCCCATGGT AATCATGGCAGAGAGCCACCAGCACCTCCTGTGGACTAG